The genomic DNA GGTGGCCTCCGCACCGGCGCCTACCAGTCCGAGGCGAAACCCGGCTTCCGGAACGGGGATTCGCTATCGGGGTCGGTCATCACGCCGACGAAGTTCTTCGACGTGCTCTTCGGCATCTCCACGAACGCCGTCGACCCGCAGACCCGCGCCGCGTTGCCCGCACCGTCGGTGACGCGCACCGGATCGACGCTCACCGCGGACGTCTCCGCGTGGGCGGCATCGTGGAACAACCAGGAGTTCAACCAGGGCGCGCCGAAACCGGTCGCCCGCACCGACGCCGCTCCGGCCGGCCAGGAGCAGGTCGGGAAGGCCTGGGACGTCGTCTCACAGCGCTGGCTCGCGCAGCCCCCGGCCGCGAGATCCACCGGCCCGACCGCGACCGGCACCTTCGATCCCGCGACGCGGCGCTTCACCCTCGACTGGACCAGCCACATCCAGGGCGGCCCGTTCAACGACTTCACGGGCGTCTGGCACCTCGAGGGCGTCTTCGAGGCCGGGCCGCCGCCCACGGCCTCCGGTACGCCCACCGCTCCCCGTTCCTCCGCACCGAAGAAGGCACCATGACCCGGATTCCGCCCGCGTTCGCCCGCACCGCCGTCGCCGCCGCGCTCGCGGTGACCGTCCCCGTCGCCGGGGCCGCGGCCGCCGCCCCGACGCCGAAACCGGTACCGTCGCCGAGCGCTTCCTCCTCCGCGACGCCCGCATCGGCGCCCTCGCCCACGGCGAAGCCCACCGGGGCGACGTCGTCCACGGCGAAGCCCGGCGGGGCGGCGTCCACCGGCGCGCCCGGGGTGAACCCGGCCGATATCCAGTGCCCCCTCGGATGGCCCAAGCCGCGGGAGAAGGGCGGCCTGGCCTCCCTGATCCTGCTGGCGCCCGCAGCCGGCGCGTTCACCGACGAGGCCTTCGCCGCAGGCCAGGCCTACGACCCGATCCTCAGCCTGTTCGGCCCCTTCCTCGCCGCGATCAAACCGGTGATCGAGCAGTCGCAGCCCGCGCTCGCGGGGCCCGTCGGCGCACTCAACGCGGCCGAGCAGGCGGTCTACGACGCGATCAAGCCGCTCTACGCGCAGTACCGGCCCAGGGTGATCGAGGCGCTGACGAAGGCGGGCGACGATCTCGCCCCGGCGCTGCAGGAGCTCGCCGCCACGCCCGCGGCCGCGTGCCTCGTCGCGTGGGAGGACCAGGTGCTCATCGGCCTGCAGACCGGGAGGTGGTCACCCATCGCCACCGGCGGGCTGGCCGCACTCGGCGAGCTCGCGGCGAGCGGCAAGGGCGGCGGCCCGGCCACCACGAAGCCGCCCGCGAAGCCCGCGGCCAAGCCCGTCCCGGCGAAGCCCGCCGGCACGACCGTCGCCGCGAAGCCGCGGTGATCGAACTCGCCGGAGTCACCGTCCGCTACGGCACGACGGTGGCCGTGGAGGACGTGACGTTCACGGCACCGTCGGGCGAGGTCACGGGGCTGATCGGCCCGAACGGTGCGGGGAAGTCGACCACCCTGCGCCTCATCGCCGGCCTGGAGCGCCCGTCCTCCGGCACGGTCACGATCGACGGCCTGCGGTACGGCGAACTCCCCAACCCGGGCGCGGCGATCGGGGTGCTGCTCGACGCGCAGTGGGCGGCTCCGTCGCGGACGGCCCGCGAGCACCTGCGCTGGATGGCGGCCGCGATCGGCCTGCCGGACGCGCGTGTCGACGCGGCGCTCGACCTCGTCGGCCTGCAGCGGGTCGCCGACCGCCCGGTCGGCGGCTTCTCCCTCGGCATGCGGCAGCGGCTCGCGATCGCCGGCGCCGTCCTCGGGGATCCGCCGGTCATCGTCCTCGACGAGCCGGTCAACGGCCTCGATCCCGAGGCCATCGCGTGGATCCGCCGCACGCTCCGGGCGCTCGCCGACGACGGTCGCACGGTGCTGCTGTCCTCGCACCTGCTCAGCGAGCTGGAGCAGACGGCGGACCGTATCGTCGCGCTGCACGAGGGGCGCGTCGTCGCGGACGCACCTCTGGCCGACCTCGTCGAGCCCGCGCCGCCGGGCCGGTCCGGCCTCGAGGCGCTGTACTTCCGCCTCACGGGCGACGACGAGCCCGCCGCCACGGCCGCCGCCACGGCCTCCGCGCCGGAAGCGGCCCGGTCGCGGTCCGTCGCGCGACGGTCCGTGACGGCGGAGACCCGGAAGGCGTTGACCTCCCGCGGTTTCCGCACCACGCTCGGCGGCGCGACGGCGGTCGCCCTCGCGGCGGCCGTGGTGGTCGGCGTCTTCGCGGCGGTCTTCCGCGGCGCCACGGTGACCACTGCCGCGTACGGCTTCGGGCTGGTCGGCGGTGCGCTCATCGCCGTGGCCGGGGCCCTGCTCATCGGCCTCGACCGCGACCACGGGACGCTGGCGATCACCCGCATCCTCATCCCGAGTCCGGTTCTCGGATACGGCGCGAAGGCCCTCGTCGCCGGGGCGAGCGGCGCCTGCGCGGGCCTGGCGGGCGCCGCGGCGGCGATCATCGTCGGCGCGGTCACCGGCCTGTCCTCGCCCGCCGCCGAGATCCTCCGACTCGTCACCGCCGGGCCCGTCGCGGGGGCGCTGCTCGCGGTGCTGGGCCTCGCCGTCGGGCACCTGGCGTCGTCGACCACCGCGGCGGTCGGCGCGGTGCTGGGCTGGTGGTTCCTCGTGGAGGCGATCGCCGTGCCCGCGCTGCCGTTCGGGCGGGCGCTGGCGGCGTGGCTCCCCGCCACGAACGCCCAGCTCGCAACCATCGGCGTACCCGCGAATACCGCGAGCTGGTCGCCCTGGATCTCGCTGGCGATCCTCGCCGGGTGGGCCGCCGCCGCCTCCGTCGCGGCGCTCGCCGGGGTGCGGCGCCGGATCGCGACCGCCTGATAGCGTCACGCTCGAGTCGGACACAGGGAACCCGGTGGGAATCCGGGACTGGCGCGCAACGGTGTGAGGCGGCGACTTCCGCGGCCTCGAGTCCGATACCGGCCGGCTCGCAGGTGTCCACCGCCGCCCCCGCGCACGGGGCGGCCGACGAATCGAGTCCGACCCATGCGGCCCATCGCCCTCGCTCCTCCCCTCGTCCTCTCCGTCGCCACGGCGGCCCTCCTCACCGGCTGCGGCAACACCCCGGCGACGCCGCCGGCGCGACCCTCCGAGCGATTCCCCGTCAGCGTCACCACATGCGATGTCACCTCGGAGGTGCGGGCGGAGCCGCGCCGGATCGTCACGTTGAACCAGGGGGCGACCGAGGTGGCGCTCGCCCTCGGCGTCGCCGATCGGATGGTGGGCACCGCCTACCTCGATGACGAGGTCGCCCCGCGCTGGCGCGCCGACTACGAGCGGATCCCCGTGCTGGCGGCGAAGTACCCGTCACAGGAGAAGATGCTGTCGGTGCGGCCCGACATCGTCTACGGCTCGTACACCTCGGCGTTCAGCGAGAAGAACGCCGGCGACCGCGCCCGCCTGCAGAGCCAGGGCATCGCGACGCTCCTGGCCCCGGCCGGGTGCGCGAAGAAGCCGGAGCGCGCGTCGTGGGATCTGATCTGGGACGAGCTGACCGCGGCGGGTCGGGCCTTCGGGACCGAGGACGCCGCAGCGCGACTCGTCGCGGCGCAGAAGGCCGAGCTGGGCGGGGCCGCGCTCCAGGGCGCGGCGCGGGGCCAGCGGATCCTCTGGTGGGATTACGGCAGCAGCACCGGCCTCAACGTGGGCGCCGGCAAGGGTACGCCGCAGCTGCTCATCGAGGCGGTCGGCGGCGTGAACGTCTTCGCGCACCTGCCGGGCAACTGGGCCGAGGTCTCCCTGGAGAACGTGGTCGGCACGGACCCCGACGTCATCGTCGTTGCCGATACCGCCGGACATCCGGCGCAGGATCGGATCGACCAGGCGCGCAAGGATCCTGCCCTGAGTCAGCTCCGTGCCGTCCGCGAGAACCGATTCGTCGTGATCCCGTTCTCGGAGACCACGTCCGGCGTCCGCCTCCTCGACGGTGCCCGACGCCTCGCCGACGCCGTCCGGGCCCTGCCGTGACCGCGATCCTCGTCGGGATGTCCGCCGGTGTCGACCCCGACGACCTGACCGCCCTCGCCCGCAACGCCGCCGCCGAGGCGGCCTTCCTCCAGGTGCACGACCCCGCGCTGGTCGACGTGCTCACCGCGGTCGCCGATCGCGGCGCCTCCGACGTGCTGCTGATCGGCGCGGGCTGGGCGCAGCCCGGCCCGAAGCGGTCGTGGTTGCGCCGGGTCGCCGCGCATTGGCTCCGTGGCTACGACGGTCCGCCGACGCTGCGCCTCGCGCCGCGACTGCTCGCCGAACCGGACCGCGATCTGCTCGCGGCCGCGATCGCCGCGGGCGGGGCCCCGATGACCGCGGACGCCGCTCCGCTGCACTCGCCGGCGTGGGAGGACGTGCCGAGGCACCGGCACCAGGTGCTCGTGTGTCGCGGTCCCCGGTGCTCGGCCCTCGGCGCGTCGGGACTGACCTCGGCGTTCGGGGACGAGCTACGACGCGCGGGCCTGGGCGACGACGATGCGCTGGTCACGGTCACCGGGTGCCAGTTCCCGTGCAATCACGCGCCCGTCGTCACGGTGCAGCCGGACGACGCCTGGTACGGACGGGTCACCGTCGACGACGTTCCCGAGCTGGTCGATGCGCACCTGCTCCGGGAGCAGCGCGCCGCGCACCTGATACTCCCCCGGGAACGCTCGGCAGCCCGACGATCCACGGAATATTCGGACCGCAGTCCGTAGTTGTAGCGGCCATGAAGAAGATCGGCTTCCTGTCCTTCGGTCACTGGACCGATTCGCCCGGCTCGCGGACCCGCACCGCGGCCGACGTCCTGCACCAGTCGATCGATCTCGCGGTGGCGGCCGAGGAGGTGGGCGCCGACGGCGCCTACTTCCGCGTGCACCATTTCGCGCGGCAGCTCGGCTCGCCGTTCCCGCTGCTCGCGGCGATCGGCGCGCGCACGTCACGGATCGAGATCGGCACCGGCGTGATCGACATGCGGTACGAGAATCCGCTGTACTTTGCGGAGGACGCGGGTGCCGCCGATCTCATCGCCGGCGAGCGGCTGCAGCTCGGCGTGAGCCGGGGGTCGCCCGAGCAGGTGATCGAGGGCTACAAGTACTTCGGCTACCAGCCCTCCGAGGGCAAGACGGATGCCGACATGGGCCGCGAGCACACCGAGGTGATGCTCAAGGTGCTCGAGGGCGGCGGCTTCGCGCAGCCGAATCCGCGCCCGATGTTCCCCAACCCGCCGGGCCTCCTGCGTGTGGAGCCCCACTCCCCCACCCTGCGGGACCGGATCTGGTGGGGCGCCGCATCGGACGCCACCGCGGAGTGGGCGGCGAAGCTCGGGATGAATCTGATGAGCTCGACGCTGAAGACCGACGAGTCGGGCGAGCCCTTCCACGTGCAGCAGGCGAAGCAGATCCGGAGGTTCCGCGACGCCTGGGCCGAGGCCGGTCACGACCACGAGCCGCGGGTTTCCGTGAGCCGCAGCATCACGCCCATCATCGACGACGAGAGTCGCGCCTACTTCGGCCACGAACGTTCCAGCGACGACCAGTTCGGTGTGATCGACGACTTCCGCGCCGTCTTCGGCCGCACCTACGCGGGCGAGCCGGATGAGCTCGTCGAGCAGCTCCGTGACGACGAGGGCATTGCCGAGGCCGACACCGTGCTGGTGACGGTGCCGAATCAGCTCGGCGTGGACTACAACACCCGCCTGCTGGAGTCCCTCGTCAAGGACGTCGCTCCGGCCCTCGGCTGGAAGTGACTCCGTTCCAGCAAGGTCGGAATCGCAATCAGTTCTTCTCGTCCCCGTCGACGTCGATGGCGAAGAAGGTCGGGATAAAACACGTCCCGCCTTCTCGTTCCTCACGACACGCGAACAGCTCGTCCCCGACGGTGACGTGATCAGCGACGTTGATGAAATCGTCGACGCCGACTTCCCCGGCCCGCGCTAACAAGTCCCGTAGGTCGGCTGCGGGCACTATGCCGCGCACTCCATCCTCACCGCGAGCGATCGCGAAACGCTCCTCGACTCGAGCGATAACAACCAGCTCCCCGGGGTCCGTATCGATGTCATTGCCGGTGTCTGGTGTCGGGCGCAATTCACCTACCCGATCTTCGGCGATACGTTGGGCAACGATGTCCTCTGCGACTTTCACCGCAAGATCGTCGACTGAGGCCAACAAGTCCGCCATTGTGCGCGCCAGGTCAAAGTGGAACTCCGTCGGCTCAACAGTCGACACCGACTTGTAGAAATTCTCGTGCGTCAGTTCGCTCCATGCGTCCTGCAAGCGCGTCTTTATCTGGACCTCGACTCGCACTTCGCAAATCTGCCCTTGACAGACGGAAGGAATGCTGAGGACTGCATGGAACGCCCTGTATCCGGAGTCCTTCGGCGATGATATGTAGTCCACGACGTCATCGACGCCGTCCTTTTGCGCGAATGACAGGGTCCCTTCACGGGCACAGAACTCCACCAGTTTCTCGATGACGGATCTGGCATCCTTACTCGTGTTGCAGGTGACCTTAAGGCCGACCCAGTCGCTGATACCATCCTCGAGGCTGCCGTAGTCGAGGACGGTCTCCTCAGCGATCTCAACGCGACCCGAGAGCTTGCGGACCGCACGTTCCTGATCCTTGAAACGCGGTCCAACGATCGAATATCCGTACCGCGCATCCGGATCCGCTGCCGCCACGACGTCTTCGAGGAATTTCGTAGCGGTGTCCCCTGCCGTCCTCCAGGCCGTCCCCTTCTTCAGATACAGACCGGCCACGGCGTCCTCGAGTGTCCCCATGCCGCGATCATGACCGATGCTGCCGGCGCTCGCATCCGTAGCCGAATATCAGTCATGCAATCTTCACGATGCGCTTTCGTTGCATTGCGCGTCGCTCGCTACACCACGTACCGCATCAGCACCCGGGTGAAGCCGTTCAGCACTGACGTGGTGTCCATGATGTATTCGAACCCTGCGCGCTCGAACAGGGCACGGGTGCCGACGTAGGCCATCGTCAAGTCGACCTGGGAGCCTCGGTTGTCGACGGGGTAGGCCTCCACGACGGAGGCGCCGTTGGCGCGGGCGAACTCCACTGCGCCGGCGACGAGCTGGTGACTGATCCCCTGCTTGCGGTGCCCTGGGCGCACGCGCACGCACCACAGCGACCACGGATCCTCGTGGCCGTCCACGTGCGGGATGCGGCGGTTCGTCGCGAAGCTGGTGTCCGCCCGGGGGTGGATGGCGGCCCAGCCGACGGGCTCGGCACCGTCGTACGCGAGGACGCCGGGCGGCGGGTCCTCCGCGCACAGCCCCCGGACCCGCTCGAACCGCGCCGGCCCGCGCAACGTCTGATTCTCCTTCGACCCGATGCGGTACGAGAGGCAGAAGCAGTTGCTGGAGGTCTGCTTCTTGGGTCCGAGCACGGCCGCCACGTCTTCGAAGACATCGGCCGGCCGCACCTCGATAGCGCTCATGCGGCTCACGCTAGCTCAGCGCGCGGACCACCGATCCTCGATCCGCCCGTAGCGCCAGATCAGCAGCGCCACCGCCCACACCGCCACGAAGAGCCCGACGATCACGAATCCCGCGTAGTCGAGGTTGATGGACGCGACCCAGGCGAGCGGCCCGGACTCCACGTGCGCCCGCTCGGCCAGCACACCCAACAGTTCGACGGTGCCGATGGCCAGCGCCACGGCGACCGAGAGCGAGGTGATCGTGATGTTGTAGTACACCTTGCGCACCGGCTTGGCGAACGCCCAGCCGTAGGCGGCGTTCATGAAGACGCCGTCGATGGTGTCCAGCAGCGACATCCCCGCCGCGAAGAGCACCGGCAGCACCAGGATGCAGTAGAAGGGCAGGGTGAACGCGGCCATGCCGCCCGCGAGGACGAGGAGGCCCACCTCGGTGGCGGTATCGAAGCCGAGTCCGAAGAGCACCCCGATCGGGTAGATGTGCCACGGCTTGCGGACGGACCCGGACACCCCGCGCAGCAGGCGACTCATGAGTCCGCGATTGTTCAGGCGGTCCTCGAGTTCCGCCTCGTCGTACCGCCCGGTGCGCATGTCCCGGAACACCTTGACGATCCCGACGAGCACCACCAGGTTGATGATGCCGAGGATCCACAGGAACACCCCGGACACGGACGTGCCGATGAAGCCGAGCACGGTCTGCATCGTCGAGTTCTCGTCCTCGACGGGCCCGACGAGCGCGCGCACGCCCAACGCGAGGAGCGCTGCGAGGCCGAACACCACGGTCGAGTGCCCGAGCGAGAACCAGTAGCCGACCGAGAGCGGCCGCCGTGGGTCGCGCTCCCCTGCCGCGATCCGGCCCTCACGGTCGGCCAGCAGTTTGCGGGTGGTGTTGTCGATGGCGGCGATGTGGTCGGCGTCGAAGGCGTGGCGCAGGCCGAAGGTGTAGGCCAGGAGACCGATGCCGATGGTGAATTCACCGCCGTCGCCGATCCTGTAGTGGCCGGGCGCGATGAGGAGGACGAGCGCGCCGAAACCGACGACGTGCAGAGCGATCACCGTCGCCGTCATCCCGAACAGCGACCGGCGGTCGCCCGGGCCCAGAGCGGTCCATGCCGCTCGCAGTCGGTCGGTGGTGCGCGTTGTGGTCATGCCGGTGTCCTCCACCTTCAGTACTTTCGCAGGTTCAGGGGCGCCTGCCCGGTCCACCGGGACCGGAGCAGCGCGATGACGGTGTCGAACAGGCCGGCCACGTCGGCGGTGTCGTCGCCGAGGCAGCGGAGGACGAAGCCCGGTCCGGCCAGCGCGGTGAGCCCGCTGCGGACGCTGCCGGCGGCCTCGGTCAGTGCGTACACCTCGTCGAGCATCGCATCGTCGATGCGCGGATCGACAGCGGTGAGCGACCCGACGTGAGTGCGTCCGTCGAGGAGGCCGATGCCGGACGGGTCCGCTCGGCCCGGCTCGATGAGCAGGTTGTCCACGGCGAGCAGCGTTCCGTCGCGGTGGATCTCGGTGCGCATGCGCAGCTCGTCGTACCGGAACCGCGCACCGTCGGGCGACCACCCGGGGGTGACGATCTCCGCGAGGACGAGCGAGGCCGAGGCGTCGAGTTCGACGGCGCACGTCTGCCGATACGTGGCCTCGCGGTACAGGATCAGCGCGTCGGGCACGTACTCGAGGGCGGATCCGGCTCCGAGCCGGATCCGCATGTGCTGCGCCGCGCCGCCTCCCGGCGTGCGGTAGACCTTCGTCGCCGACTGGGTGGTGATCAGGGCGCGCGCGTCCGCCTCGAGGTCGAGGTCGATCAGGTAGGTGTCGCCGCGCAGGCAGCCGCCACCGGGGTTCACCACGTGGTACGTGACCTGCCCGGAATCGTCGAGGTACATCGGCCGCAGGGTCTGCAGGGTTCCCGCGTGCCGTTGCGCCACGGCGACCGTCCGTGGCCCTCGCGGTGCGAGGGTCAGCGAGAGTTCACCGGTGGGTGGGGCCACGGCGGGTTCCGTCACGCGAGGTCGAGCATGAGCACATCGCGCCGGATCCACTCCAGCACGCCGTCCAGGCCCTCGTCGGTCTTGAGATTGGTCATGCAGAACGGTCGATCGCCGCGGAAGACCTTGGAATCGGCCGCCATCACCGACAGGTCGGCACCGACGTACGGCGCGAGATCGGTCTTGTTGATGACGAACAGGTCGGACTTGATCATTCCCTGCCCGGCCTTGCGCGGGATCTCCTCGCCCTGCGCCACGTCGATGAGGTAGATCGAGAAGTCCACGAGCTCGGGGCTGAAGGTGGCGGAGAGGTTGTCGCCGCCGCTCTCGATGAACACGATCTGCAGGTCGGGATGCGCGGCGACGAGCCGCGCCACGGCGGCCTCGTTCATCGACGTGTCCTCGCGGATGGCGGTGTGCGGGCAGCCTCCGGTCTCGATGCCGACGATGCGGTCACCGGGGAGCACGCTGTTGCGAGCCAGGATCTTCGCGTCCTCGGTGGTGTAGATGTCGTTGGTGATGGCAGCCATCGACACCTCATCGGCGAGGTGGCGGGTGATGCGCTCCACGAGCTGGGTCTTGCCCGCGCCCACGGGGCCGCCGACACCGATCCGGATCGTCGTCATGGAAATTCCTCCTAGCTCATGAACATCCGCGCCCGCTGGCGCCGATGCCGCATCTGTGCGATCTCGAGCCCGGGCGATGCGGCGCCCAGGTCCTCATCGGTCAGGATCATCGCGGTGGCGACGGCGTCGGCCACCACGTCGTGCATCGAACGCTGTACCCGCTGCCCCGCGGTCTGCCCGATGGGGATGGCGCGCACGGCGTTCTGGGTCAGTGAGGTGACGGCGGCGAACAGGTGCGCTTCGATCGCCGCGGCGGGTGGGGCGTCCACCGCGTGCGCGAGCAGCGCGAAAGCGACGGCGGGGTGTCCGTGGGCGCGGCCCGCGTCGAGCTCGGCGAGGTAGTCGCTGAGGAAGGACTCGGGTGCGACGACGGCGCCGACCTCGGCGGTCCGCCTCCCGATGGTGGCGGCCGCGGTGCGCACCTGTTCGGGCAGGGTGAGGGCGGCGATCAGCCGGTCGAGCCGCCAGATCGCATCGAGGTCGCCGAGGTGCAGGGCGTCGAAGACCATTCGGATCGCGAGCCCGTCCGTGTAGGCCAGTTGCCGGGCGACGTACGCGCGCAGCCACGCGGCGAAGGTGCATTCGTCGGTGATCGTGCCGTCGGCGAGGTAGGACTCCATCCCGAACGAGTGGCTGAATGCCCCCGTCGGCAGGGCGGAGTCGCTGAGCTGGAGGAGCGGCAGCAGGTAGCCCGGCGATGCCCCCACACCGATTGAACACCGTTCCTGTACGCCGCGACCTGCGCCTTCGCCGACCGAAACGGTGTTCAATGCGTGTGCTCCGCGTGGCGGAACGGCGTGGGCAGCACGCGGTCCTGGCGCGCGTACGGCACGCCGTGGTGGGCGAGATAGTCCTCGACGGTGTGGTCGTACTGCACCACCATCACCTCGGCGCCGTACTCGGAGTCGGCGTCGAAGAACTGGGCCTGCAGGTGCCTGTTGCCGAGTCCGTGTGCGGTGCGCCCCATCTCGGTGATCGTGCGCGGGGCGATCACCAGGACGTCGGTGGGCAGTACCTGCACGGCGACGATGGTGTGCTCGTCGCGGTGCAGGATGTCGCCGTCGCGCAGATCGCCCTCGGGTCCGGCGGGTGCGGCGAGGCGCAGCCCGATCTCCCGGTCGTGGTCGGTGCGCACGCGCTGGATCCGCTTCACCAGGTCGGCTCCGGCGAGCGGAACCCGCTCCACGTGCACCTCGTCCAGGTCGGCGGGGTCGAGGTCGGCGAGGTTGCCGGCGACTGTCTCGATGATCACTTCTCGCCTCTCAGAACAGGAAGTAGCGCTGGGTCATGGGCAGGGTCGACGCGGGTTCGGATCGGACGAGGGTTCCGTCGACGGCGACGGCGTAGGTCTCCGGGTCGACGGTGATCTCGGGCGTCGCGCCGTTGTGCGGCAGGTCCTGCTTGCGGAGGGCGCGGATGCCGCGGACGGGCAGCGTGCGCTTGCGCAGACCGAGTTCCTCTGCGACGCCGGATTCCGCTGCCGCGGTGGAGAGAAACGTGATCGCGGCGTCGTGCACCGCCTGGCCCATCGACCCGAACTGCGGGCGCATGGTGCGGGGCTGCGGCGTCGGGATGGAGGCGTTGGCATCGCCCATGAGGGCGGTGGCGATCTGGCCGCCCTTGATCACCAGATCGGGCTTGACCCCGAAGAAGGCGGGATTCCAGAGCACGAGGTCGGCGAACTTTCCTTCCTCGACGCTGCCGACGTACTCCGCGATGCCCTGTGCGAGGGCCGGATTGATCGTGTACTTGGCGATGTACCGCTTGATCCGCGCGTTGTCGCCGATCCCGGCGAACCGCTCGGCATCGTCGCCGAGGGGGCCGCGCTGGCGCTTCATGGAGTCCGCGAGCTGCCAGGTGCGGGTGATCACCTCGCCGACGCGGCCCATGGCCTGGGAGTCGGACGAGGTGATGGAGATGATGCCCATGTCGTGGAGGACACCCTCGGCCGCGATGGTCTCGGGCCGGATCCGCGAGTCCGCGAAGGCCACGTCCTCGGGGATGTCGGCGTTGAGGTGGTGGCACACCATGAGCATGTCGAGGTGCTCGACGATCGTGTTCTCCGTGAACGGCAGCGTCGGGTTCGTCGACGCGGGAAGCACGTTCGGGTGCCCCGCGATGGCGATGATGTCCGGCGCGTGGCCGCCGCCGGCGCCCTCGGTGTGGAAGGTGTGGATCACGCGGCCGTCGATGGCGGCGACGGTGTCCTCGAGGAAGCCGCACTCGTTGAGGGTGTCGGTGTGGATCGCGACCTGCACGTCGTACTCGTCGGCGACCCGCAGGGAGTTGTCGATGGAGGCGGTGGTCGAGCCCCAGTCCTCGTGCACCTTGAGGCCGATGGCGCCCGCGCGGATCTGTTCGGCGAGCGGCTCGGTCGCGCCGGCGTGCCCCTTGCCGAGGAGCCCGATGTTCATGGGGACCCCGTCGAGGGCCTGCAGCATGCGGGCGATGTGCCAGGGCCCCGGAGTGACGGTGGTGGCGTTGGTGCCGGCCGCG from Tsukamurella paurometabola includes the following:
- a CDS encoding ABC transporter ATP-binding protein — translated: MIELAGVTVRYGTTVAVEDVTFTAPSGEVTGLIGPNGAGKSTTLRLIAGLERPSSGTVTIDGLRYGELPNPGAAIGVLLDAQWAAPSRTAREHLRWMAAAIGLPDARVDAALDLVGLQRVADRPVGGFSLGMRQRLAIAGAVLGDPPVIVLDEPVNGLDPEAIAWIRRTLRALADDGRTVLLSSHLLSELEQTADRIVALHEGRVVADAPLADLVEPAPPGRSGLEALYFRLTGDDEPAATAAATASAPEAARSRSVARRSVTAETRKALTSRGFRTTLGGATAVALAAAVVVGVFAAVFRGATVTTAAYGFGLVGGALIAVAGALLIGLDRDHGTLAITRILIPSPVLGYGAKALVAGASGACAGLAGAAAAIIVGAVTGLSSPAAEILRLVTAGPVAGALLAVLGLAVGHLASSTTAAVGAVLGWWFLVEAIAVPALPFGRALAAWLPATNAQLATIGVPANTASWSPWISLAILAGWAAAASVAALAGVRRRIATA
- a CDS encoding ABC transporter substrate-binding protein — encoded protein: MRPIALAPPLVLSVATAALLTGCGNTPATPPARPSERFPVSVTTCDVTSEVRAEPRRIVTLNQGATEVALALGVADRMVGTAYLDDEVAPRWRADYERIPVLAAKYPSQEKMLSVRPDIVYGSYTSAFSEKNAGDRARLQSQGIATLLAPAGCAKKPERASWDLIWDELTAAGRAFGTEDAAARLVAAQKAELGGAALQGAARGQRILWWDYGSSTGLNVGAGKGTPQLLIEAVGGVNVFAHLPGNWAEVSLENVVGTDPDVIVVADTAGHPAQDRIDQARKDPALSQLRAVRENRFVVIPFSETTSGVRLLDGARRLADAVRALP
- a CDS encoding (2Fe-2S) ferredoxin domain-containing protein — protein: MTAILVGMSAGVDPDDLTALARNAAAEAAFLQVHDPALVDVLTAVADRGASDVLLIGAGWAQPGPKRSWLRRVAAHWLRGYDGPPTLRLAPRLLAEPDRDLLAAAIAAGGAPMTADAAPLHSPAWEDVPRHRHQVLVCRGPRCSALGASGLTSAFGDELRRAGLGDDDALVTVTGCQFPCNHAPVVTVQPDDAWYGRVTVDDVPELVDAHLLREQRAAHLILPRERSAARRSTEYSDRSP
- a CDS encoding LLM class flavin-dependent oxidoreductase; the encoded protein is MKKIGFLSFGHWTDSPGSRTRTAADVLHQSIDLAVAAEEVGADGAYFRVHHFARQLGSPFPLLAAIGARTSRIEIGTGVIDMRYENPLYFAEDAGAADLIAGERLQLGVSRGSPEQVIEGYKYFGYQPSEGKTDADMGREHTEVMLKVLEGGGFAQPNPRPMFPNPPGLLRVEPHSPTLRDRIWWGAASDATAEWAAKLGMNLMSSTLKTDESGEPFHVQQAKQIRRFRDAWAEAGHDHEPRVSVSRSITPIIDDESRAYFGHERSSDDQFGVIDDFRAVFGRTYAGEPDELVEQLRDDEGIAEADTVLVTVPNQLGVDYNTRLLESLVKDVAPALGWK
- a CDS encoding GNAT family N-acetyltransferase, giving the protein MSAIEVRPADVFEDVAAVLGPKKQTSSNCFCLSYRIGSKENQTLRGPARFERVRGLCAEDPPPGVLAYDGAEPVGWAAIHPRADTSFATNRRIPHVDGHEDPWSLWCVRVRPGHRKQGISHQLVAGAVEFARANGASVVEAYPVDNRGSQVDLTMAYVGTRALFERAGFEYIMDTTSVLNGFTRVLMRYVV
- a CDS encoding HoxN/HupN/NixA family nickel/cobalt transporter, producing the protein MTTTRTTDRLRAAWTALGPGDRRSLFGMTATVIALHVVGFGALVLLIAPGHYRIGDGGEFTIGIGLLAYTFGLRHAFDADHIAAIDNTTRKLLADREGRIAAGERDPRRPLSVGYWFSLGHSTVVFGLAALLALGVRALVGPVEDENSTMQTVLGFIGTSVSGVFLWILGIINLVVLVGIVKVFRDMRTGRYDEAELEDRLNNRGLMSRLLRGVSGSVRKPWHIYPIGVLFGLGFDTATEVGLLVLAGGMAAFTLPFYCILVLPVLFAAGMSLLDTIDGVFMNAAYGWAFAKPVRKVYYNITITSLSVAVALAIGTVELLGVLAERAHVESGPLAWVASINLDYAGFVIVGLFVAVWAVALLIWRYGRIEDRWSAR
- a CDS encoding urease accessory protein UreD: MAPPTGELSLTLAPRGPRTVAVAQRHAGTLQTLRPMYLDDSGQVTYHVVNPGGGCLRGDTYLIDLDLEADARALITTQSATKVYRTPGGGAAQHMRIRLGAGSALEYVPDALILYREATYRQTCAVELDASASLVLAEIVTPGWSPDGARFRYDELRMRTEIHRDGTLLAVDNLLIEPGRADPSGIGLLDGRTHVGSLTAVDPRIDDAMLDEVYALTEAAGSVRSGLTALAGPGFVLRCLGDDTADVAGLFDTVIALLRSRWTGQAPLNLRKY
- the ureG gene encoding urease accessory protein UreG translates to MTTIRIGVGGPVGAGKTQLVERITRHLADEVSMAAITNDIYTTEDAKILARNSVLPGDRIVGIETGGCPHTAIREDTSMNEAAVARLVAAHPDLQIVFIESGGDNLSATFSPELVDFSIYLIDVAQGEEIPRKAGQGMIKSDLFVINKTDLAPYVGADLSVMAADSKVFRGDRPFCMTNLKTDEGLDGVLEWIRRDVLMLDLA
- a CDS encoding urease accessory protein UreF codes for the protein MGASPGYLLPLLQLSDSALPTGAFSHSFGMESYLADGTITDECTFAAWLRAYVARQLAYTDGLAIRMVFDALHLGDLDAIWRLDRLIAALTLPEQVRTAAATIGRRTAEVGAVVAPESFLSDYLAELDAGRAHGHPAVAFALLAHAVDAPPAAAIEAHLFAAVTSLTQNAVRAIPIGQTAGQRVQRSMHDVVADAVATAMILTDEDLGAASPGLEIAQMRHRRQRARMFMS
- the ureE gene encoding urease accessory protein UreE produces the protein MIIETVAGNLADLDPADLDEVHVERVPLAGADLVKRIQRVRTDHDREIGLRLAAPAGPEGDLRDGDILHRDEHTIVAVQVLPTDVLVIAPRTITEMGRTAHGLGNRHLQAQFFDADSEYGAEVMVVQYDHTVEDYLAHHGVPYARQDRVLPTPFRHAEHTH